The following proteins are co-located in the Streptococcus downei MFe28 genome:
- a CDS encoding nuclear transport factor 2 family protein, which yields MDTKTLAESYFTAVNEGGWEDFVAENFDYGMCDSIEIRQGRDVYLQGAGQFYALSQHLEVKQLLVDGRTVSAINRYRLHSPQGKELELDVAEFLKFDEFDKLVASNIYFDTYRFQKFIQGIE from the coding sequence ATGGATACAAAAACACTTGCAGAAAGCTATTTTACGGCAGTAAATGAGGGAGGCTGGGAAGATTTCGTAGCTGAAAACTTTGATTATGGCATGTGCGATAGTATAGAAATTCGACAAGGACGTGATGTTTATTTGCAAGGCGCAGGCCAATTCTATGCTTTGAGCCAGCATCTTGAAGTGAAGCAATTACTTGTTGATGGTCGAACAGTCTCAGCTATAAATCGCTACCGTCTACATTCTCCTCAAGGAAAAGAACTAGAACTGGATGTCGCAGAATTTCTGAAATTCGATGAGTTTGATAAATTAGTTGCATCCAATATTTATTTCGACACCTATCGTTTCCAAAAATTTATCCAAGGAATTGAATAA
- a CDS encoding helix-turn-helix transcriptional regulator has protein sequence MKLERLIYILLSLLNKKRITAKEIAERFEISTRTVYRDMDTLSLAGIPIYSERGDKGGFYIPSDYKIDRNFFTEEERQFIINMSQNVSKIVGHSILDSIEHKLSSQEITRANSPFYFDLSSWTLNTNFLLEIEEAIQTEQMISFSYYSKKQEKSQRTVIPYRLIYKLNVWYVIGYCLERLDFRIFKLTRIRELKLVEINEKSFNYPHLSQEVLELFLNPPKNKVEGQREEIELVFTRFALPKIYDHFTEEEIRVEDEIIKVQAFRALTPAFFDLLLSFGYQVKVVSPSHLQTLLVSTLKKNLQQYDNL, from the coding sequence ATGAAATTAGAAAGACTAATCTATATTTTACTTTCTCTTTTAAACAAGAAGAGAATAACAGCTAAAGAGATTGCAGAGAGGTTTGAAATATCTACTCGAACAGTATACAGAGACATGGATACGCTCAGTCTAGCGGGAATCCCAATCTATTCAGAACGTGGAGATAAGGGAGGTTTCTATATACCAAGCGACTATAAGATAGACAGAAACTTTTTCACTGAGGAAGAGAGACAGTTTATTATTAATATGAGCCAAAATGTTAGTAAAATCGTTGGTCATTCAATTCTTGACAGTATCGAACACAAGCTTTCTTCTCAAGAAATTACAAGAGCAAACAGTCCTTTTTACTTTGATCTCAGTTCCTGGACTCTTAATACAAATTTTTTACTAGAAATTGAGGAAGCGATACAAACTGAACAGATGATTTCTTTTTCTTATTATTCGAAAAAACAAGAGAAAAGTCAGCGAACAGTTATCCCATACAGATTAATCTATAAACTGAATGTATGGTATGTTATCGGCTACTGCTTAGAAAGATTAGATTTTCGTATTTTTAAATTAACTCGAATTCGTGAACTAAAACTAGTGGAGATAAATGAAAAATCATTCAATTATCCACATTTATCTCAAGAAGTGTTAGAGCTTTTTTTAAATCCCCCCAAAAATAAAGTGGAGGGGCAAAGAGAAGAAATCGAACTAGTTTTTACAAGATTTGCACTTCCAAAAATCTACGATCACTTCACGGAAGAAGAAATCAGAGTCGAGGACGAAATAATAAAAGTTCAGGCATTCAGAGCTTTAACTCCTGCATTTTTTGATTTACTATTAAGTTTTGGTTATCAAGTAAAGGTCGTATCTCCAAGTCACTTACAAACTCTACTGGTCAGTACTCTCAAAAAAAATCTTCAGCAATATGACAACCTGTAG
- a CDS encoding IS982 family transposase, translating into MSHLQYTANCHHLQYKVKQLSKICHWFYHNYCPKAIKQRHNVKLARCSDESILILLVLQAELGIKSQRHFYQMCHLFCLGKRLERSRFNRRSPNLIWLIQLIRQGLNQQIPADSIVIIDSFPLPLCQPVRNHRVKILNSLADIGYNASKQMWFYGFKVHMLVTLSGYILNYVVTPASVHDIRAVDDLLEDCRQPFILGDLGYLSKSLKEELIKRGYHLWTPWRQNMQGAAQHNSWELLAMRRTIETRFSELCRLFGIEQTLARGLAGLQLMLEQIILTYNLGYFKYN; encoded by the coding sequence ATGAGCCACTTACAGTATACCGCTAATTGTCATCACTTACAATACAAGGTGAAGCAATTGTCCAAAATTTGTCATTGGTTCTATCACAATTATTGCCCAAAAGCCATTAAACAAAGGCACAATGTCAAATTGGCTCGTTGTTCTGATGAATCTATCCTAATCCTGCTTGTTTTGCAGGCAGAGTTGGGAATTAAGTCACAACGTCACTTTTACCAGATGTGTCATCTATTTTGCTTGGGAAAGAGACTCGAAAGAAGTCGCTTCAATCGTCGATCCCCAAATCTGATTTGGCTCATTCAGTTGATTCGACAAGGCCTGAACCAACAAATACCAGCAGATTCTATTGTCATTATTGATAGCTTTCCCTTGCCTCTTTGTCAACCCGTTCGCAATCATAGGGTCAAAATCCTCAATAGCCTAGCAGATATTGGTTACAATGCGTCTAAACAGATGTGGTTTTATGGCTTTAAGGTTCATATGTTAGTGACCTTATCCGGCTACATTTTGAACTACGTTGTCACTCCAGCCTCCGTTCATGATATCAGAGCTGTCGACGACTTACTTGAAGACTGTCGGCAACCCTTTATTCTAGGAGACTTAGGTTACCTTAGTAAGTCTCTCAAAGAGGAATTAATCAAGAGGGGGTATCACTTATGGACTCCTTGGCGACAAAATATGCAAGGAGCAGCCCAGCATAACAGTTGGGAGTTATTAGCTATGCGTAGAACCATTGAAACACGTTTCTCTGAACTCTGTCGCTTATTTGGAATTGAACAAACATTAGCCAGAGGCTTAGCTGGGCTTCAACTAATGCTGGAACAGATTATACTAACCTATAACTTGGGATATTTTAAGTATAACTAG
- a CDS encoding ABC transporter ATP-binding protein has protein sequence MLIETKNLTKIYGKKTVLENLNLEVKKGQLLAYIGTNGAGKSTTIKILTGLLAASSGQVKLAPDLKIGMVFQDSVLDDELSVQANLKSRAGLYHQQDQAWLDDLIVRLEISDILKQEYGTLSGGQKRRVDIARALLTKPDLLFLDEPTTGLDIQSRRSIWKLLRRLQKEEGLTIFLTTHYLEEAENADMAYIIDHGRVLAQGSAQDLKAKYAKNRLLVKTDKREAWSDQAYQEREAGWLAIEDLSPQEALTILASHQAVISDFDFQKGDINAVFMAVAGTVFKD, from the coding sequence ATGTTAATTGAAACCAAGAATTTAACCAAGATATATGGCAAAAAGACTGTTCTAGAGAACCTCAATCTTGAGGTGAAAAAAGGACAGCTCCTGGCCTATATCGGGACCAATGGTGCTGGCAAGTCAACTACGATTAAGATTTTGACAGGACTCCTGGCGGCTAGTTCAGGCCAAGTCAAATTGGCCCCCGACCTCAAGATTGGCATGGTCTTTCAAGACAGCGTTTTGGACGATGAATTGAGCGTTCAAGCAAATCTAAAGAGCAGAGCAGGCCTTTATCATCAACAGGATCAGGCCTGGTTGGATGACTTGATTGTCCGCTTGGAAATCTCCGATATTTTGAAACAGGAGTATGGCACCCTCTCAGGTGGTCAGAAGCGCCGAGTGGATATTGCTAGAGCTCTCCTGACCAAGCCAGACCTGCTCTTCCTTGATGAGCCGACTACCGGTCTGGACATTCAGAGTCGTCGCTCTATCTGGAAGCTCCTGCGTCGCTTACAAAAGGAAGAGGGTCTAACCATATTTTTAACGACTCACTATTTGGAAGAGGCTGAAAATGCTGACATGGCCTATATTATTGACCACGGTCGCGTTTTAGCCCAGGGTTCAGCCCAAGATTTGAAGGCCAAGTATGCTAAAAACCGCCTCCTAGTTAAGACTGATAAGAGGGAAGCCTGGTCTGACCAAGCCTATCAAGAGCGAGAAGCTGGCTGGCTGGCCATTGAGGACTTAAGCCCACAAGAGGCTCTAACAATTTTAGCAAGTCATCAAGCGGTGATTTCTGATTTTGATTTCCAAAAGGGTGACATCAATGCTGTCTTTATGGCAGTAGCAGGTACTGTATTTAAAGACTAA
- a CDS encoding ABC transporter permease, giving the protein MFTMAKRNLRLYFHNKATVFFSLMGAWIAFGLYLIFLQKNMQDAWSGTSHPEKMLDQWIMGGTLAVASITTVWTGIVRLVRDRESHKLDDFLLTDTSLFQLNLGYVISSAVIGVIMQVLVYLIMALYFSWQDSLAFISLEQGLKLLGLMIASSLMSAIIGLVVVQFIKALEVAERLSVIIGTASGFLVGVYVPIGTMPDFAQKLMKATPWAYVASAYRQILIGDQVVDWHRPGISVQEYLGIGLKWKELTSLKQEFLVVGLSLLAGLLLLGLSVLARKSKRV; this is encoded by the coding sequence ATGTTTACGATGGCAAAAAGAAATTTACGACTTTATTTTCATAACAAGGCAACAGTCTTCTTCTCTTTAATGGGAGCCTGGATTGCCTTTGGCCTCTATCTGATTTTCTTGCAAAAAAATATGCAGGATGCCTGGTCAGGTACCAGCCATCCAGAGAAAATGCTGGATCAATGGATTATGGGAGGAACTCTAGCGGTGGCTTCAATTACCACAGTTTGGACCGGCATTGTTCGTCTGGTCAGAGATCGTGAGAGTCATAAATTGGATGACTTTCTTTTGACGGATACCTCGCTTTTCCAGTTGAATCTTGGTTATGTCATCTCCAGCGCAGTCATTGGAGTGATTATGCAGGTGCTGGTCTATCTGATTATGGCCCTCTATTTTAGCTGGCAGGACAGCCTGGCTTTTATCTCTTTGGAACAAGGTCTGAAATTACTTGGCCTCATGATTGCAAGTAGTCTCATGAGTGCTATTATTGGCTTGGTGGTCGTGCAGTTTATTAAGGCATTAGAAGTAGCTGAGCGTCTTAGTGTAATTATTGGGACGGCTTCTGGCTTCTTGGTAGGTGTCTATGTCCCGATTGGAACCATGCCAGACTTTGCTCAAAAACTTATGAAGGCTACTCCTTGGGCCTATGTAGCCTCTGCCTATCGCCAGATCTTGATTGGTGATCAGGTTGTTGATTGGCATCGACCAGGGATTAGTGTTCAAGAATACTTAGGCATTGGTCTTAAATGGAAAGAATTAACCAGCCTCAAGCAAGAATTTTTGGTAGTAGGTCTTAGCCTGTTGGCTGGTCTCTTGCTTCTTGGGTTGAGTGTACTTGCCAGAAAGTCCAAGCGGGTTTAA